One Ignavibacteria bacterium genomic window, GATGCATCGTTTTTAAAACTCGGAATGATTTTTCCGCTTCCGAAAAAAATGCTCGAATGGTTTTGTGACGGCGTCGAAAAAATTTATGTTGTGGAAGAACTCGAACCATTTCTCGAAGAACAATTGCGTTTACTCGGCGTGAAAAATCCGTTCGGCTCGTTGAATCTCAGCGGCAAAGATGTGTTCACGAATATGTTTGAACTCTCGCCCGATATTGTGCAGCACGCATTCAGCGGTAACGGCGAAAAAAAATCATTCGACAATGAAATCGCAATTCCTCCGCGTCCGCCGGTGATGTGCCCCGGTTGTCCTCACAGCGGCGTATATTTTGTTTTGCACAAGTTGAAAACAGTTGTTACCGGCGACATCGGTTGTTACACGCTTGGCGCGCTTCCACCGTTCAATGCGCTTGATACAACGTTGTGTATGGGCGCGGGAATCGGCAATGCGTTCGGAATGGAAAAAGTTCATCGCGCTACGATGGGAAAAAAACTGGTTGCCGTGATTGGCGATTCAACGTTTTTGCATAGTGGAATTGCGCCGCTCATTGATATTGTGTTCAACAAAGGAATTACAACCGTTGTGTTGATGGATAATTCCACGACAGGAATGACGGGACATCAGCAACATCCGGGAATGGGAAAAACCGTGCGACTGGAAAACACGTATGCAATTAATTACGAGCAATTGATTTCTGCAATCGGTGTAAAACATATTCGTGTTGTTGATCCGTATGATTTGGAAGCAACAGAAACAGCGATGAAAGAAGCACTGGCATTGAACGAACCCGCTGTTGTCATTTCCCGCCGCGCGTGTGTGTTGTTGGAAGAAGAAAAAGCAAAAACGCATTATCCGTATGAAGTGCTTGGTGAACTGTGCGAAGAATGTGATTTGTGTTTGAAAATCGGTTGTCCCGCGATTGATGGTTCGCAAGCAGTTCCGTTCATTTCCAAAGAGCGTTGCATCGGCTGCGATTTGTGCGCGAAACTTTGCAACTTTGATGCGATACGAATGATAGAAAATTAAATTCCAAATGACAAATAACAAATAAATTCCAAATTTCAATTTTGAATTTGTGTTTTGATATTTATTTGAAATTTGGAATTTGACTCTTTGAATTTTATCCTAAATAAAATATGATGAAGAACAATATTGGAAAAAACATTCTCTTTGCTGGCGTTGGCGGACAAGGAATTTTACTGATTTCCGAACTCACTGCACGCGCCGCAATTCACACTGATTTTGATGTAAAGAAAACGGAAGTGCACGGTGCAGCACAACGCGGTGGAAGTGTTGTAAGCCACGTGCGCTTTGCTGAAAAAGTTTATTCGCCGATTTCCAAAACGGGAGAAGTGGATATTCTTCTTTCGCTGGAAAAATTGGAAGGACTTCGCTGGGCGCACTATGTGAAAGACGGCGGAATAATTTTACTCAACAATGAAGAACGTTCGCCGCAACCGATGACAGAAAAGAAAGTTGAGTATCCACAAAACATCGAAGAATTTCTTTCAAGCAAAGGATATAACGTGCAAATAATTGATGCTGTTTCAATGGCAAGCGCAATGGGAAATTATCGCGCGGCAAATACAATCCTTCTCGGCGCAATGGCTTCGCATACGGGAATTGACGATGAACATTGGTTCGCCGTGATGAAAGAAAATCTCAATCCGAAAATTTTGGAATTGAATTTGCAAGCGTTTGAGATGGGAAAGAAATTATCGCAAAAAGTTTTATCAGTTGCATAAAATAAATGCAATTCATTTCACTCACAGTCAACGGTGAAACAAAAGAACTCGCAATCGAACCGCAGTGGACGCTCGCAGAAGTTCTTCGCGAGCAACTGCATTTAACAGGAACAAAAATCGGTTGCGATACGGGAGATTGCGGCGCTTGCACGGTATTGCGTGATGAAAAACCGATTCTTTCGTGCATCACGCTTGCAATTACGTGCGACGGAAGTTCCATTCAAACAATCGAAGGCATAGCAGAAAATGGAAATCTTCATTCGCTGCAAAAATCTTTTCTTGAACACGGAGCATTACAATGCGGGTTTTGCACATCGGGAATTGTTTTATCATCAATCAGCAATGAGCAATCAGCAGTTAGCAAAGATGAAATAAAAGAAGAACTTTCCGGAAATCTTTGTCGCTGCACGGGCTACACAAAAATTGTTGAAGCAGTTCATTCACATCGCACATCGCACATCGCAAATCCCCAATCTGAAATCAAAATTGACGGTGTTCCCAAAGTTACCGGCTCTGCGCAATTCACTGACGATATATTTCTTCCGCGAATGTTGTTCGGAAAAATTCTTCGCAGTCCGTATGCGCACGCAAAAATTCTTTCCATTGATACATCGAAAGCAGAACAACTTCCCGGCGTAGTTGCAGTAATGATGGGAAAAGATTTGCCGATGAAATATGGCGTTCTTCCTTCGAGTCAAGATGAAGAAGCGCTGTGTG contains:
- a CDS encoding indolepyruvate oxidoreductase subunit beta, with amino-acid sequence MMKNNIGKNILFAGVGGQGILLISELTARAAIHTDFDVKKTEVHGAAQRGGSVVSHVRFAEKVYSPISKTGEVDILLSLEKLEGLRWAHYVKDGGIILLNNEERSPQPMTEKKVEYPQNIEEFLSSKGYNVQIIDAVSMASAMGNYRAANTILLGAMASHTGIDDEHWFAVMKENLNPKILELNLQAFEMGKKLSQKVLSVA
- the iorA gene encoding indolepyruvate ferredoxin oxidoreductase subunit alpha, encoding MNSKQLLSGNEAIARGAWEAGIHVACGYPGTPSTEIIENLARYDDIDVEWSTNEKVAFDVAYGASLAGARSLVSMKHVGVNVALDSLMVTPFSGVHGGFVVITADDPGMHSSQNEQDNRFFAKFAKIPMLEPSDSQEAKEFVKIAFDISEQFDVPVFLRTTTRTSHSKSVVEFSEAKRTPPQKYKHDPQKYVVPIWGKRRRQNIEMRLKKMEEFAETFPENKIEWNSKKIGVITSGICYQYAKEVFPDASFLKLGMIFPLPKKMLEWFCDGVEKIYVVEELEPFLEEQLRLLGVKNPFGSLNLSGKDVFTNMFELSPDIVQHAFSGNGEKKSFDNEIAIPPRPPVMCPGCPHSGVYFVLHKLKTVVTGDIGCYTLGALPPFNALDTTLCMGAGIGNAFGMEKVHRATMGKKLVAVIGDSTFLHSGIAPLIDIVFNKGITTVVLMDNSTTGMTGHQQHPGMGKTVRLENTYAINYEQLISAIGVKHIRVVDPYDLEATETAMKEALALNEPAVVISRRACVLLEEEKAKTHYPYEVLGELCEECDLCLKIGCPAIDGSQAVPFISKERCIGCDLCAKLCNFDAIRMIEN